In a single window of the Frondihabitans peucedani genome:
- a CDS encoding glucose-6-phosphate dehydrogenase assembly protein OpcA — MIVDLPDSTISRVSKALVKIREEGGVVALGRVLTLIIATSLGHEEEAIEAANEASREHPMRVIVISTGDDPSDHGEARLDAQIRVGGDAGASEVILLRAYGDIAADEEGLVTGLLLPDAPVVAWWPGKAPAVVSESPLGRIAQRRITDAAAQTNPRQSIIDLASTYEPGDTDFAWTRLTLWRTQLAAALDQPPYEPITSVEVSGAADSPSTLLLAAWLKLQLRVPVLHALTTRATGSSGIHGVLLHRASGTIELERSLVNVATLSQPGQPTHDLSLPRRSLRDCLAEELRRLDPDSLFGNVVKTGVRQLREDQESN, encoded by the coding sequence GTGATCGTCGATCTTCCCGACAGCACGATCAGTCGGGTCTCGAAGGCTCTCGTCAAGATCCGCGAGGAGGGCGGCGTCGTCGCCCTCGGGCGCGTCCTGACCCTCATCATCGCCACCAGCCTCGGCCACGAGGAGGAGGCGATCGAGGCGGCCAACGAGGCCAGTCGCGAGCACCCCATGCGCGTGATCGTCATCTCGACGGGTGACGACCCCTCGGATCACGGCGAGGCGCGCCTCGACGCCCAGATCCGCGTCGGCGGCGACGCAGGTGCGAGCGAGGTCATCCTGCTCCGCGCCTACGGCGACATCGCAGCCGACGAGGAGGGTCTCGTCACCGGGCTCCTCCTGCCGGACGCACCCGTCGTCGCCTGGTGGCCGGGCAAGGCCCCGGCCGTCGTCTCCGAGTCGCCGCTCGGCAGGATCGCGCAGCGCCGCATCACCGATGCCGCCGCGCAGACCAATCCCCGCCAGTCGATCATCGACCTCGCGTCGACCTACGAGCCCGGCGACACCGACTTCGCCTGGACGAGGCTCACCCTCTGGCGCACTCAGCTCGCCGCGGCGCTCGACCAGCCGCCGTACGAGCCGATCACCTCCGTCGAGGTGTCCGGCGCTGCCGACTCCCCCTCGACGCTGCTCCTCGCCGCGTGGTTGAAGCTGCAGCTGCGGGTTCCCGTGCTGCACGCGCTCACCACCCGGGCCACCGGCTCCAGCGGAATCCACGGCGTCCTGCTGCACCGGGCGTCGGGCACCATCGAGCTCGAGCGGTCGCTGGTCAATGTGGCGACCCTGTCGCAGCCCGGCCAGCCGACGCACGACCTCTCCCTGCCACGCCGCAGCCTGCGCGACTGCCTTGCGGAAGAACTCCGTAGACTCGATCCAGACTCCCTCTTCGGGAATGTCGTGAAGACCGGCGTGAGGCAATTGCGCGAAGACCAAGAAAGCAACTGA
- a CDS encoding COX15/CtaA family protein has protein sequence MWSLLPSRVDRRVRIIAWASLVCQLVLVGTGGLVRLTGSGLGCPTWPECTAGSLVTTPEMGLHGIIEFGNRLLTFVLVIIVILAFFAVFRMRKVRRDLFWLTLIQALSIPFQAVLGGISVLAKLNPYVVGSHFIVSMVLVRITATLVYRVYHGPRGTSAATPPWYALTTRVAAVFVGITVVLGILTTGAGPHAGDADTHRNGFDPKVIEVLHAVPAFAVFALTLVLVAGAARLGLPRLFPILLLAVEVAQITVGLVQANTGLPPLLVGSHLVLAGLLVAAMTAVAHTLESDTDLTKPVEVAAVAAER, from the coding sequence GTGTGGTCCCTGCTCCCCTCGCGGGTCGACAGGCGGGTCAGGATCATCGCCTGGGCGTCGCTGGTCTGCCAGCTGGTCCTCGTCGGGACGGGGGGCCTCGTCCGCCTGACCGGCTCCGGCCTCGGCTGCCCCACCTGGCCGGAGTGCACGGCCGGCTCGCTCGTGACCACGCCCGAGATGGGCCTCCACGGCATCATCGAGTTCGGCAACCGGCTGCTGACCTTCGTGCTGGTGATCATCGTGATCCTGGCGTTCTTCGCGGTCTTCCGCATGCGGAAGGTGCGCCGCGACCTCTTCTGGCTGACCCTCATCCAGGCGCTCAGCATCCCGTTCCAGGCGGTGCTCGGCGGCATCAGCGTGCTCGCCAAGCTCAACCCCTACGTCGTCGGCTCGCACTTCATCGTGTCGATGGTGCTGGTCCGGATCACGGCGACGCTGGTCTACCGCGTCTATCACGGGCCCCGCGGCACGAGTGCGGCGACTCCCCCGTGGTACGCCCTGACGACCCGCGTCGCAGCGGTCTTCGTCGGGATCACGGTCGTCCTCGGCATCCTGACCACCGGAGCGGGGCCGCACGCCGGCGATGCAGACACTCACCGCAACGGGTTCGACCCGAAGGTGATCGAGGTCCTGCACGCCGTGCCGGCGTTCGCCGTCTTCGCGCTGACGCTCGTGCTGGTGGCCGGGGCGGCACGGCTCGGGCTGCCGCGCCTGTTCCCGATCCTGCTCCTCGCCGTCGAGGTCGCTCAGATCACGGTCGGGCTGGTCCAGGCGAACACCGGGCTGCCGCCGCTCCTCGTCGGCTCGCACCTGGTGCTCGCCGGCCTGCTGGTCGCGGCGATGACGGCAGTCGCGCACACCCTCGAGAGCGACACCGACCTGACGAAGCCGGTCGAGGTCGCTGCAGTCGCTGCGGAGCGCTAG
- a CDS encoding glucose-6-phosphate isomerase, translating to MTIAITASGAAAEAVASVVPQLVADLVASGITAQDPSLWGPDAEDEASKRLGWTEAVAVSAPLVREIADLREKLLAKGLDRFVLAGMGGSSLAPEVITRTYGVELTVLDATEPGQVRAALADHLERTVLVVSSKSGSTVETASQRAVFEKAFRDAGYADIEDRIVVVTDPGSPLDQSAREAGYVVFNADPAIGGRYSALSAFGLVPSGLAGADIGELLAEADAVTVELAQDREDNPGLVLGAVLAGTEPLRDKIAIVADGTHIQGFADWAEQLIAESTGKEGRGLLPIVLDVDSPEIAAGLPDVQVVRLVASTEETREVAPGEVEISGSLGGQILVWEYAVAVAGRLLGINPFDQPDVESAKAATRALLEGRPETSPAALVVDGVEVRERGGIALGDTLDSAVDALLARLGDDGYVSIQAYVDRVAHPELIGLRDVLARRTGRPVTFGWGPRFLHSTGQYHKGGPKTGVFLQITQVATTDLEIPDSPFGFGTLVAAQAAGDAEVLADHGRPVLTLTVTDVEQSLPAILEAVR from the coding sequence GTGACGATTGCCATCACCGCGTCGGGCGCGGCTGCCGAGGCAGTCGCGTCCGTCGTCCCCCAGCTGGTCGCCGACCTGGTCGCGTCCGGCATCACGGCTCAGGACCCCAGCCTGTGGGGTCCTGACGCCGAGGACGAGGCGTCGAAGCGGCTCGGCTGGACGGAGGCCGTCGCGGTCTCCGCCCCGCTGGTCCGCGAGATCGCCGACCTCCGCGAGAAGCTCCTCGCGAAGGGGCTCGACCGGTTCGTCCTCGCGGGCATGGGCGGTTCGTCCCTCGCTCCCGAGGTCATCACGCGCACCTACGGCGTCGAGCTCACCGTGCTCGACGCCACCGAGCCGGGCCAGGTGCGCGCGGCTCTCGCCGACCACCTCGAGCGGACCGTCCTCGTCGTGTCGTCGAAGTCGGGCTCCACGGTCGAGACGGCCAGTCAGCGGGCGGTCTTCGAGAAGGCCTTCCGCGACGCCGGCTACGCCGACATCGAAGACCGGATCGTCGTCGTCACCGACCCGGGCTCCCCGCTCGATCAGTCGGCGCGTGAAGCGGGGTACGTCGTGTTCAACGCCGATCCTGCGATCGGCGGCCGCTACTCGGCCCTCTCGGCGTTCGGGCTGGTGCCCTCCGGTCTCGCCGGCGCCGACATCGGCGAGCTCCTCGCCGAGGCGGACGCGGTGACCGTCGAGCTGGCGCAGGATCGCGAAGACAACCCCGGCCTCGTGCTGGGCGCGGTGCTCGCCGGCACCGAGCCGCTCCGCGACAAGATCGCGATCGTGGCCGACGGCACGCACATCCAGGGCTTCGCCGACTGGGCCGAGCAGCTGATCGCCGAGTCCACGGGCAAGGAAGGTCGCGGCCTCCTCCCGATCGTGCTCGACGTCGACTCCCCCGAGATCGCCGCCGGCCTGCCCGACGTGCAGGTCGTCCGGCTCGTCGCCAGCACGGAGGAGACCCGCGAGGTCGCCCCGGGCGAGGTCGAGATCTCCGGATCGCTCGGCGGCCAGATCCTGGTCTGGGAGTACGCGGTCGCCGTCGCGGGCCGGCTCCTCGGCATCAACCCCTTCGACCAGCCCGACGTCGAGTCGGCCAAGGCCGCCACGCGTGCCCTCCTCGAGGGTCGGCCCGAGACGTCTCCGGCGGCCTTGGTCGTCGACGGCGTCGAGGTCCGGGAGCGGGGCGGCATCGCCCTGGGCGACACCCTCGACTCCGCGGTCGACGCGCTCCTCGCTCGCCTCGGCGACGACGGGTACGTGTCGATCCAGGCCTACGTCGACCGGGTCGCGCATCCTGAGCTGATCGGCCTCCGCGACGTGCTCGCGCGTCGCACCGGCCGCCCGGTCACCTTCGGGTGGGGGCCCCGGTTCCTGCACTCGACCGGGCAGTACCACAAGGGCGGTCCGAAGACCGGCGTCTTCCTGCAGATCACGCAGGTGGCGACGACCGATCTCGAGATCCCCGACAGCCCGTTCGGCTTCGGCACCCTCGTCGCCGCGCAGGCCGCAGGCGACGCCGAGGTGCTCGCCGACCACGGGCGGCCCGTCCTGACCCTGACGGTCACCGACGTCGAGCAGAGCCTGCCGGCGATCCTCGAAGCCGTCCGCTGA
- a CDS encoding heme o synthase — protein sequence MTAAVDTRNDSEGRARIGFSRKVRAYVSLTKPRVMELLLVTTVPTMFLAQGGVPDLWRVLGTLIGGALSAGSASAFNCYIDRDIDRVMKRTKDRALVTGDVTDREALVFSYVLGVASIAWLAILINPLSAALSLFAILFYVFVYTLWLKRRTPQNIVWGGIAGCMPVLIGWSAVTDSLGAAPVILFMIIFLWTPPHYWPLSMRYRDDYASVGVPMLAVVRGRAHVGLQVILYAWATVVCSLLLVPVAHMGVLYTVVALASGIWFIYQSHSLYSRAITHVVDVKPMKVFFSSITYLTLVFLAVGIDPLLPRVLGF from the coding sequence ATGACAGCAGCAGTAGACACTCGCAACGACTCCGAGGGCCGCGCCCGGATCGGATTCTCGCGCAAGGTCCGCGCCTACGTCTCGCTCACGAAGCCCCGCGTGATGGAGCTCCTGCTCGTCACGACGGTGCCGACCATGTTCCTCGCGCAGGGCGGTGTCCCCGACCTGTGGCGCGTCCTCGGCACCCTCATCGGCGGCGCGCTCAGCGCGGGCAGCGCCTCCGCGTTCAACTGCTACATCGACCGCGACATCGACCGCGTCATGAAGCGGACCAAAGACCGTGCCCTCGTCACGGGCGACGTGACCGACCGCGAGGCCCTGGTCTTCTCGTACGTGCTGGGCGTTGCGTCCATCGCGTGGCTGGCGATCCTGATCAACCCGCTCTCCGCTGCCCTCTCGCTCTTCGCGATCCTGTTCTACGTGTTCGTGTACACGCTGTGGCTCAAGCGCCGCACGCCGCAGAACATCGTGTGGGGCGGCATCGCCGGCTGCATGCCGGTGCTCATCGGCTGGTCGGCGGTCACGGACTCGCTGGGCGCCGCACCCGTGATCCTGTTCATGATCATCTTCCTCTGGACGCCGCCGCACTACTGGCCGCTGTCGATGCGCTACCGCGACGACTACGCGTCGGTCGGGGTGCCGATGCTGGCCGTCGTCCGCGGCCGCGCGCACGTCGGACTGCAGGTCATCCTGTACGCCTGGGCCACCGTGGTGTGCTCGCTCCTGCTGGTGCCGGTCGCCCACATGGGCGTCCTCTACACGGTCGTAGCGCTGGCGAGCGGCATCTGGTTCATCTACCAGTCGCACAGCCTCTACAGCCGGGCCATCACGCACGTCGTCGACGTCAAGCCGATGAAGGTCTTCTTCTCGTCGATCACGTACCTGACGCTGGTCTTCCTCGCCGTGGGCATCGACCCGCTGCTGCCTCGCGTCCTCGGCTTCTAG
- a CDS encoding RNA polymerase-binding protein RbpA codes for MASGGSAIRGSRVGAGPMGEQDRGFHAERITISYWDALGNEVVRHFAANVPEEEIPETVDSPSTGLPAGRDKDNPPVVAKLEPYKTHLAYVKERRTEEEAAQLLDEALQQLRERRGKVPAKK; via the coding sequence ATGGCATCAGGCGGTAGCGCAATTCGAGGGTCCCGCGTCGGCGCAGGCCCGATGGGCGAACAAGACCGCGGCTTCCACGCCGAGCGGATCACCATCTCCTACTGGGACGCCCTCGGCAACGAGGTCGTGCGTCACTTCGCGGCGAACGTCCCCGAAGAAGAGATCCCCGAGACCGTCGACTCCCCGTCGACCGGGCTCCCGGCCGGCCGCGACAAAGACAACCCGCCCGTCGTCGCCAAGCTCGAGCCGTACAAGACGCACCTCGCCTACGTCAAAGAGCGCCGCACCGAAGAAGAGGCGGCTCAGCTCCTCGACGAGGCCCTGCAGCAGCTCCGCGAGCGGCGCGGCAAGGTTCCCGCGAAGAAGTAG
- the tal gene encoding transaldolase, translating into MTDTQQTTPTAQLSAAGVSIWLDDLSRERIKAEGLQKLIAERDVVGVTTNPTIFASALAKGEAYDEQVAELAKAGTGVTDAVFEITTDDVADACNVFKPIYDSTNGFDGRVSIEVEPGLAHDAQGTIEQAKALYKKVDKENVLIKIPATLEGLEAITAVIAEGISVNVTLIFSLDRYRAVINAYLTGLEQAKQAGRDLSKIHSVASFFVSRVDTEIDKRLEAVGTDEAKALKGKAGVANAQLAYEVYQQSFATERAAGLLAEGANKQRPLWASTGVKDPNVLDTTYVVELVAADVVNTMPEKTLEATFDHGVIAGDTITGSYDQANEVMNAIAAQGVSYDDVVGVLESEGVEKFIVSWNELLDTVTAALEAAK; encoded by the coding sequence ATGACTGACACCCAGCAGACCACCCCCACCGCTCAGCTGTCCGCAGCCGGCGTGAGCATCTGGCTCGACGACCTGTCGCGCGAGCGCATCAAGGCCGAGGGGCTCCAGAAGCTCATCGCCGAGCGCGACGTCGTCGGCGTGACCACCAACCCGACGATCTTCGCGTCGGCTCTCGCCAAGGGCGAGGCCTACGACGAGCAGGTCGCCGAGCTCGCGAAGGCCGGCACCGGCGTGACCGACGCCGTCTTCGAGATCACCACCGACGACGTCGCCGACGCGTGCAACGTGTTCAAGCCGATCTACGACTCGACGAACGGCTTCGACGGCCGCGTGTCGATCGAGGTCGAGCCGGGCCTCGCGCACGACGCCCAGGGCACCATCGAGCAGGCCAAGGCGCTCTACAAGAAGGTCGACAAAGAGAACGTCCTGATCAAAATCCCCGCGACCCTTGAGGGTCTTGAGGCGATCACGGCCGTCATCGCCGAGGGCATCAGCGTCAACGTGACGCTGATCTTCTCGCTCGACCGCTACCGCGCCGTCATCAACGCCTACCTGACCGGTCTCGAGCAGGCCAAGCAGGCCGGCCGCGACCTGTCGAAGATCCACTCGGTCGCCTCGTTCTTCGTGTCGCGCGTCGACACCGAGATCGACAAGCGCCTCGAGGCCGTCGGGACCGACGAGGCCAAGGCGCTCAAGGGCAAGGCGGGCGTCGCGAACGCCCAGCTCGCCTACGAGGTCTACCAGCAGTCCTTCGCGACCGAGCGTGCGGCCGGCCTCCTCGCGGAGGGCGCCAACAAGCAGCGTCCGCTCTGGGCCTCGACGGGTGTCAAAGACCCGAACGTCCTCGACACCACCTACGTCGTCGAGCTCGTCGCGGCCGATGTCGTCAACACCATGCCGGAGAAGACCCTCGAGGCCACCTTCGACCACGGCGTCATCGCGGGCGACACCATCACCGGCTCGTACGACCAGGCCAACGAGGTCATGAACGCCATCGCCGCTCAGGGCGTCTCCTACGACGACGTCGTCGGGGTCCTCGAGTCGGAGGGCGTCGAGAAGTTCATCGTCTCCTGGAACGAGCTGCTCGACACCGTCACCGCCGCGCTGGAAGCCGCTAAGTGA
- the zwf gene encoding glucose-6-phosphate dehydrogenase yields the protein MAPVEITPEFNPLRLPSDRRLNRIAGPSGLIIFGVTGDLSRKKVMPAIYDLANRGLLPPGFALVGFARREWEDQDFEQVVYEAVKQHARTPFDEDVWRQLKEGIRFVQGDFDDAEAFQQLKQTIDQLDVERGTKGNHAFYLSIPPRFFPLVTEQLRDSGLAEDTVDANGDRPWRRVVIEKPFGSDLTTARELNAVVETVFEPDSVFRIDHYLGKETVQNLLTLRFANQMYEPLWNSNYVDHVQITMAEDIGVAGRAGYYDGIGAARDVIQNHLLQLLALTAMEEPVSFKARDLRAEKEKVLSAVRIPENLAEGTARGQYSGGWQGGEKVLGFLEEGGMNPDSVTETFAAIKLEIATRRWSGVPFYLRAGKRLGRRVTEIAVVFKRVPENVFGLGDGAELGQNALVIRVQPDEGVTLRFGSKVPGIGTQVRDVTMDFGYGHAFTEASPEAYERLILDVLLGDPPLFPRHEEVELSWKILDPIEEFWATQGQPEQYRPGTWGPHSADELMARDGRTWRRP from the coding sequence ATGGCACCGGTGGAAATCACTCCGGAGTTCAACCCCCTGCGGTTGCCCTCCGACCGCCGCCTCAATCGCATCGCCGGTCCGTCCGGCCTGATCATCTTCGGTGTGACGGGCGACCTGTCGCGCAAGAAGGTCATGCCGGCGATCTACGACCTCGCGAACCGCGGCCTCCTCCCCCCGGGCTTCGCCCTCGTCGGCTTCGCCCGGCGCGAGTGGGAGGACCAGGACTTCGAGCAGGTCGTCTACGAGGCCGTCAAGCAGCACGCCCGGACCCCCTTCGACGAGGACGTCTGGCGGCAGCTGAAAGAGGGCATCCGGTTCGTCCAGGGCGACTTCGACGACGCGGAGGCCTTCCAGCAGCTCAAGCAGACGATCGACCAGCTCGACGTCGAGCGCGGCACGAAGGGCAACCACGCCTTCTACCTCTCGATCCCGCCGCGGTTCTTCCCCCTCGTCACCGAGCAGCTCCGCGACTCCGGCCTCGCCGAAGACACGGTCGACGCCAACGGCGACCGACCCTGGCGCCGCGTCGTGATCGAGAAGCCCTTCGGCTCCGACCTGACGACCGCCCGCGAGTTGAACGCCGTCGTCGAGACGGTCTTCGAGCCCGACTCGGTGTTCAGGATCGACCACTACCTCGGCAAGGAGACCGTCCAGAACCTGCTGACGCTCCGCTTCGCGAACCAGATGTACGAGCCGCTCTGGAACAGCAACTACGTCGACCACGTCCAGATCACCATGGCGGAAGACATCGGCGTCGCCGGCCGCGCCGGCTACTACGACGGCATCGGCGCAGCGCGAGACGTGATCCAGAACCACCTGCTGCAGCTCCTCGCCCTCACCGCGATGGAGGAGCCGGTCAGCTTCAAGGCGCGCGACCTGCGAGCCGAGAAGGAGAAGGTGCTCTCCGCCGTCCGGATCCCCGAGAACCTCGCCGAGGGCACCGCCCGCGGTCAGTACTCCGGCGGCTGGCAGGGCGGCGAGAAGGTCCTCGGCTTCCTGGAGGAGGGCGGGATGAACCCCGACTCCGTCACCGAGACCTTCGCGGCCATCAAGCTCGAGATCGCCACGCGTCGCTGGTCGGGCGTGCCCTTCTACCTCCGCGCCGGCAAGCGCCTGGGTCGGAGGGTCACCGAGATCGCCGTCGTCTTCAAGCGCGTCCCCGAGAACGTCTTCGGCCTCGGCGACGGCGCCGAGCTGGGGCAGAACGCCCTGGTCATCCGCGTCCAGCCCGACGAGGGCGTCACGCTGCGGTTCGGCTCGAAGGTCCCCGGCATCGGCACGCAGGTGCGTGACGTCACGATGGACTTCGGCTACGGCCACGCCTTCACCGAGGCGAGCCCCGAGGCGTACGAGCGGCTCATCCTCGACGTCCTGCTGGGCGACCCGCCGCTGTTCCCGCGCCACGAGGAGGTCGAGCTCTCGTGGAAGATCCTCGACCCGATCGAGGAGTTCTGGGCGACACAGGGGCAGCCCGAACAATACCGACCCGGCACGTGGGGCCCCCACTCCGCCGACGAACTGATGGCCCGCGACGGCCGGACCTGGAGGCGACCGTGA
- the secG gene encoding preprotein translocase subunit SecG, giving the protein MQILQVVLQVVLGITSLLLTLLILLHRGRGGGLSDMFGGGVTSNLGASGVAERNLNRITVILGLIWIASIVVLGLITKFSAGS; this is encoded by the coding sequence GTGCAAATTCTCCAGGTCGTACTGCAGGTGGTGCTCGGCATCACGAGCCTCCTGCTGACCCTGCTCATCCTGCTGCACCGCGGTCGCGGCGGCGGGTTGTCCGACATGTTCGGCGGCGGTGTCACCAGCAACCTCGGTGCGTCCGGGGTCGCCGAGCGCAACCTCAACCGCATCACCGTCATCCTCGGCCTGATCTGGATCGCGTCCATCGTGGTCCTCGGCCTCATCACCAAGTTCTCGGCAGGTTCGTAA
- the pgl gene encoding 6-phosphogluconolactonase, with amino-acid sequence MTNERRVLVHPDKQSLGASVAARFITKIIDVIEEQDYASVVLSGGSVSTLVLAAINRSEARDSVDWSKVSFWWSDERWVESDSADRNDKQNGIDLLDHIGVPAENVHRFGAVGDYASVDEAAAAYVAELKEFAQGDDESPRFDITLLGVGPDGHVASLFPDKPQISALEPTVLTITDSPKPPPERLTLSLPAINNSQRVWMILAGAEKASSLGLALAGAGADQVPVAGVKGRKRTVFFVDKDAAAEVPEQLIASSY; translated from the coding sequence GTGACGAACGAACGCCGGGTGTTGGTTCACCCTGACAAGCAATCGCTGGGCGCCTCGGTGGCCGCGCGATTCATCACGAAGATCATCGATGTCATCGAGGAGCAGGACTACGCGTCCGTCGTCCTGAGCGGAGGATCCGTGAGCACGCTCGTGCTCGCCGCCATCAACCGCTCCGAGGCGCGCGACAGCGTCGACTGGTCGAAGGTGTCGTTCTGGTGGTCCGACGAGCGCTGGGTCGAGAGCGACAGCGCCGATCGCAACGACAAGCAGAACGGCATCGATCTGCTCGACCACATCGGCGTGCCGGCTGAGAACGTGCACCGTTTCGGCGCGGTCGGCGACTACGCATCAGTCGATGAGGCCGCCGCCGCCTACGTCGCCGAGCTCAAGGAGTTCGCGCAGGGCGACGACGAGTCGCCGCGCTTCGACATCACGCTCCTCGGCGTCGGGCCCGACGGCCATGTGGCCTCGCTCTTCCCCGACAAGCCGCAGATCAGCGCCCTCGAGCCCACCGTGCTCACCATCACCGACAGCCCGAAGCCGCCGCCGGAGCGTCTCACGCTCAGCCTCCCGGCGATCAACAACTCGCAGCGCGTGTGGATGATCCTCGCCGGCGCCGAGAAGGCGTCGTCGCTCGGGTTGGCCCTCGCCGGCGCGGGCGCCGACCAGGTTCCCGTCGCGGGCGTCAAGGGCCGAAAGCGCACCGTGTTCTTCGTCGACAAAGACGCTGCCGCCGAAGTGCCCGAACAGCTCATCGCCTCGTCGTACTAG
- the tkt gene encoding transketolase, whose amino-acid sequence MADLQWESIDKKAVDTVRVLAADAVEKVGNGHPGTAMSLAPAAYLLFQKVMRRDPSDSTWIGRDRFILSVGHSSLTQYIQFYLGGYGLELEDLEALRTWGSKTPGHPEYGHTDGIEITTGPLGQGLASSVGFAYASRFERGLLDPDAAPGTSPFDHFVYVIAGDGDMQEGVTSEAASLAGHQQLGNLIAIYDSNQISIEDDTNIAFTEDVHKRFLAYDWDVQVVDWKKTGQYVEDVAELHDAIERAKGVTDKPSLIILKTIIAWPSPTKQGSGKSHGSALGKDEIAGLKRFLEFDPEKSFDVDPAVLEHTRKAVERGQAQHAEWNEQLAVWAEANPEKKALLDRMLAGELPEGLEDALPVFEPGKDVSTRAASGKVINAIAEVLPEFWGGSADLAESNLTTIASGKSFVPTEWSTHEWSGDPYGRVLHFGIREHAMGAILNGIVLHGNTRPFGGTFLIFSDYMRPAVRLAALMKAPATYVWTHDSVALGEDGPTHQPIEQLTALRAIPDFSVVRPADANETAYAWLTILQRFSGPAGIALSRQNLPVFERGDGDATGETFASAKNVAKGAYVLAEAPGGTPDVIFIATGSEVQIAVEAREVLRGEGINARVVSAPSLEWFDEQSDEYKESVLPKAVKARVSIEAGIALGWQGIVGDAGRSVSIEHFGASADYKTLFEKFGMTTDAAVAAAKDSLAAL is encoded by the coding sequence GTGGCAGATCTGCAATGGGAATCCATTGACAAAAAGGCAGTAGACACGGTCCGCGTCCTCGCGGCTGACGCGGTCGAGAAGGTGGGTAACGGCCACCCCGGCACGGCGATGAGCCTGGCACCCGCGGCCTACCTCCTCTTCCAGAAGGTCATGCGACGCGACCCGAGCGACAGCACCTGGATCGGCCGCGACCGGTTCATCCTCTCCGTCGGTCACTCCTCGCTCACGCAGTACATCCAGTTCTACCTGGGCGGCTACGGCCTCGAGCTCGAAGACCTCGAAGCTCTCCGCACCTGGGGCTCCAAGACCCCCGGTCACCCCGAGTACGGCCACACCGACGGCATCGAGATCACCACCGGCCCGCTGGGCCAGGGTCTGGCCTCCTCCGTCGGCTTCGCGTACGCGTCGCGCTTCGAGCGCGGCCTGCTCGACCCCGACGCGGCACCCGGCACCAGCCCGTTCGACCACTTCGTGTACGTCATCGCCGGCGACGGCGACATGCAGGAGGGCGTCACCAGCGAGGCCGCCTCGCTCGCCGGCCACCAGCAGCTCGGCAACCTGATCGCGATCTACGACTCCAACCAGATCTCGATCGAGGACGACACCAACATCGCCTTCACCGAAGACGTGCACAAGCGCTTCCTCGCCTACGACTGGGACGTCCAGGTCGTCGACTGGAAGAAGACCGGCCAGTACGTCGAAGACGTCGCCGAGCTCCACGACGCCATCGAGCGCGCCAAGGGCGTCACCGACAAGCCGTCGCTGATCATCCTCAAGACCATCATCGCCTGGCCCTCCCCCACCAAGCAGGGCTCCGGCAAGTCGCACGGCTCGGCTCTCGGCAAGGACGAGATCGCCGGCCTCAAGCGCTTCCTCGAGTTCGACCCCGAGAAGTCGTTCGACGTCGACCCCGCCGTCCTCGAGCACACCCGCAAGGCTGTTGAGCGCGGTCAGGCTCAGCACGCCGAGTGGAACGAGCAGCTCGCGGTCTGGGCCGAGGCCAACCCCGAGAAGAAGGCTCTCCTCGACCGCATGCTCGCGGGCGAGCTGCCCGAGGGCCTCGAAGACGCCCTCCCGGTCTTCGAGCCCGGCAAAGACGTGTCGACCCGTGCCGCCAGCGGCAAGGTCATCAACGCCATCGCCGAGGTCCTGCCCGAGTTCTGGGGCGGCTCCGCCGACCTGGCCGAGTCGAACCTCACGACCATCGCGAGCGGCAAGTCCTTCGTGCCGACCGAGTGGTCGACCCACGAGTGGAGCGGCGACCCCTACGGCCGCGTGCTGCACTTCGGCATCCGCGAGCACGCCATGGGCGCGATCCTGAACGGCATCGTCCTCCACGGCAACACCCGCCCCTTCGGCGGCACGTTCCTCATCTTCAGCGACTACATGCGCCCCGCCGTCCGTCTCGCCGCCCTCATGAAGGCGCCCGCGACGTACGTCTGGACCCACGACTCCGTCGCCCTCGGCGAGGACGGCCCGACGCACCAGCCCATCGAGCAGCTCACGGCCCTCCGCGCGATCCCCGACTTCTCGGTGGTCCGCCCGGCCGACGCCAACGAGACGGCCTACGCCTGGCTGACGATCCTGCAGCGCTTCTCCGGCCCCGCCGGAATCGCGCTCAGCCGCCAGAACCTCCCCGTCTTCGAGCGCGGCGACGGCGACGCCACCGGCGAGACCTTCGCCTCGGCGAAGAACGTCGCCAAGGGCGCCTACGTCCTGGCCGAGGCTCCCGGCGGCACCCCCGACGTGATCTTCATCGCGACGGGCTCCGAGGTCCAGATCGCCGTCGAGGCCCGCGAGGTCCTCCGCGGCGAGGGCATCAACGCCCGCGTCGTGTCGGCTCCGAGCCTCGAGTGGTTCGACGAGCAGAGCGACGAGTACAAGGAGTCGGTCCTGCCCAAGGCCGTCAAGGCCCGCGTGTCCATCGAGGCCGGGATCGCCCTGGGCTGGCAGGGCATCGTCGGCGACGCCGGCCGCAGCGTCTCGATCGAGCACTTCGGTGCCTCGGCCGACTACAAGACCCTGTTCGAGAAGTTCGGCATGACCACGGACGCCGCTGTCGCGGCTGCGAAGGACTCCCTGGCCGCGCTCTGA